A genomic stretch from Capricornis sumatraensis isolate serow.1 chromosome 4, serow.2, whole genome shotgun sequence includes:
- the LOC138077682 gene encoding lysozyme C, tracheal isozyme isoform X1 — MQVLLLHHLGYYMKGGAPKMVRKEGSGKMLNTKSSSPGQLGHLASVNMKALLILGLLVLSVAVQGKKFEKCELARTLKKFGLAGYKGVSLANWMCLAYGESHYNTQAINYNPGSKSTDYGIFQINSKWWCNDGKTPKAVNGCGVSCSALLKDDITQAVACAKKIVSQQGITAWVAWKNNCQNRDLTSYVKGCRV; from the exons GGTGGAGCTCCCAAAATGGTCAGAAAAGAAGGAAGTGGAAAGATGTTAAATACCAAGTCCAGCTCACCTGGTCAACTTGGACATTTGGCTTCTGTCAACATGAAGGCTCTCCTTATTCTGGGGCTTCTCGTCCTTTCTGTTGCTGTCCAGGGCAAGAAATTTGAGAAGTGTGAGCTTGCCAGAACTCTGAAGAAATTTGGATTGGCTGGCTACAAGGGAGTCAGCCTGGCAAACT ggatgTGTTTGGCCTATGGAGAAAGCCATTATAACACACAAGCTATAAACTATAATCCTGGAAGCAAAAGCACTGATTATGGGATATTTCAAATCAACAGCAAATGGTGGTGTAATGATGGCAAAACCCCAAAAGCAGTTAATGGCTGTGGTGTATCCTGCAGTG CTTTGCTGAAAGATGACATCACTCAAGCTGTAGCATGTGCAAAGAAGATTGTCAGTCAGCAAGGCATTACAGCATG GGTGGCATGGAAAAACAACTGTCAAAACCGAGATCTCACGAGTTATGTTAAGGGTTGCAGAGTGTAA
- the LOC138077682 gene encoding lysozyme C, tracheal isozyme isoform X2, with the protein MVRKEGSGKMLNTKSSSPGQLGHLASVNMKALLILGLLVLSVAVQGKKFEKCELARTLKKFGLAGYKGVSLANWMCLAYGESHYNTQAINYNPGSKSTDYGIFQINSKWWCNDGKTPKAVNGCGVSCSALLKDDITQAVACAKKIVSQQGITAWVAWKNNCQNRDLTSYVKGCRV; encoded by the exons ATGGTCAGAAAAGAAGGAAGTGGAAAGATGTTAAATACCAAGTCCAGCTCACCTGGTCAACTTGGACATTTGGCTTCTGTCAACATGAAGGCTCTCCTTATTCTGGGGCTTCTCGTCCTTTCTGTTGCTGTCCAGGGCAAGAAATTTGAGAAGTGTGAGCTTGCCAGAACTCTGAAGAAATTTGGATTGGCTGGCTACAAGGGAGTCAGCCTGGCAAACT ggatgTGTTTGGCCTATGGAGAAAGCCATTATAACACACAAGCTATAAACTATAATCCTGGAAGCAAAAGCACTGATTATGGGATATTTCAAATCAACAGCAAATGGTGGTGTAATGATGGCAAAACCCCAAAAGCAGTTAATGGCTGTGGTGTATCCTGCAGTG CTTTGCTGAAAGATGACATCACTCAAGCTGTAGCATGTGCAAAGAAGATTGTCAGTCAGCAAGGCATTACAGCATG GGTGGCATGGAAAAACAACTGTCAAAACCGAGATCTCACGAGTTATGTTAAGGGTTGCAGAGTGTAA